One stretch of Daphnia pulicaria isolate SC F1-1A chromosome 6, SC_F0-13Bv2, whole genome shotgun sequence DNA includes these proteins:
- the LOC124341671 gene encoding paramyosin-like — MCMADELRDVFMNQECSFGSRSINRTRKRPSSILSVALAKMDQSACMLDFTEHEIEPRKKTRLSIQSDVSEELDISEVKEIREYLVELQSVLVRYEADYEILSQEKEQLNSQLLNAQTEIESLREEKNKVESVVRLQDEENFAKKSDTSEEMLDSSCFVGEPSISTSVIDMEQSCESDDQFLSLRDQFTDTRGSSISTEISEAAAQRKEKVEHSNKIKQLEEELVQLNERLELLQQDVEEKTSALEEKQRSIKAAQSTIESWKQPAKLLKKFVLKLVHYSSQRNFCRLEKANEDLEAARTVLLDSVDRVAPPSQVDQEANVRYEKTLEDLNLAHDRVNALESELELKTTELNAALNAIQQARSKVDELEESYAEKNKLEELVEKLTSQLDGLQDDLDLKIQELNEVQGVKQEVLLRNEVLDADVEQKKLEINQAQAELVEVRLKLEATGAELERAKQDLQESCARTEELVRMNEQLEREKKDAVASKETIQEELRINADAALEKARLSMDAVHRNDSEVHALQDSLEKTRSQAQHLQSSNEELLSELNLAKTKIDDLYNDLQSANAALSALNEEAASRNQDYSAELNRKTQAIQQLEVTLKETKLQLTELQSMQEVVQTELNESKRRIIDLEENLESECDARVAVQRATAEAASVAAVTLHANVEEKEKIDRELLEYRERVARLTLELSHSTSALEAAKAEVLQLENTSRTERVPREELHALTSELKEALQRVFQLEESLEEKSTQLNVSYQKLEAAQARIRALEQNEVAVLNQAESFECTIKDLSAKNVSLNEIVAQFQSDLQSKEAELINHRSMTQNIALLESRLQDVGGETAQMSRIIDDKTEEILRLEGELARLHERQRELDEIRISLQSMQSVNNDLVAELSDKENLNIDLRKNLENSTQRFDLLHSKLELVQTEKSSLSERVLLLESQLECQEQEIGDLRQGLGEVHNERGLSTQLKHRLNSLQAQYDDAVSQCQQLRLARDEILTHQEQSREEILRLGSKLQVIAEEKSSLEQYRILSESQKEAILQDYQTVKNALTEKENELHIAKRQWDELSNQVRMLNDQMAEVRTKANALESSSKFNVN, encoded by the exons ATGTGCATGGCAGATGAATTGCGCgatgtttttatgaaccaGGAATGTTCTTTCGGTTCTCGCTCTATCAACCGAACCCGCAAACGTCCTAGTTCAATTTTGTCTGTTGCGCTGGCAAAGATGGATCAGTCAGCATGCATGTTGGACTTTACCGAACACGAAATTGAACCCAGAAAAAAGACCCGACTATCGATACAGTCAGACGTGTCTGAAGAATTGGATATATCAGAAGTCAAGGAGATTCGTGAATATCTCGTTGAATTACAG TCTGTGCTGGTACGTTACGAAGCTGATTACGAAATTCtcagtcaagaaaaagaacaactgAACAGCCAACTTCTCAACGCGCAAACCGAAATAGAAAGCCTCcgtgaagagaaaaacaaagtcGAGTCAGTAGTAAGACTCCAAGATGAAGAAAACTTTGCTAAAAAATCAGACACTTCAGAAGAAATGTTGGATTCCAGTTGTTTCGTTGGCGAACCGTCGATTTCAACTTCCGTAATCGACATGGAACAGTCGTGCGAGTCAGACGATCAGTTCCTTAGTTTACGGGATCAGTTTACAGACACGCGTGGATCGTCCATTTCCACCGAAATTTCAGAAGCTGCAGcacaaagaaaggaaaaagtagAACATTCCAACAAAATCAAGCAGTTAGAAGAAGAATTGGTCCAACTGAATGAGagacttgaactacttcaacaAGATGTCGAAGAAAAGACTTCTGCGCTAGAAGAGAAACAACGTTCCATTAAAGCTGCCCAATCGACTATAGAG AGTTGGAAACAACCCGCCAAACTCTTGAAGAAATTCGTGCTGAAGCTCGTGCATTATTCGTCGCAAAGGAACTTCTGTCGACTTGAAAAAGCAAACGAAGATCTCGAAGCCGCCCGTACTGTACTACTTGATTCAGTGGATCGAGTAGCCCCTCCAAGTCAGGTGGATCAAGAAGCTAATGTGAGGTATGAAAAAACTCTTGAGGATCTCAACCTTGCTCACGATCGCGTCAACGCACTGGAATCTGAGTTAGAACTCAAAACAACTGAACTCAACGCCGCTCTAAACGCTATCCAGCAAGCTCgctcgaaagtagatgaactGGAAGAGAGTTacgcggaaaaaaataaacttgaagAGCTTGTTGAAAAATTAACTAGTCAACTCGACGGTCTGCAAGATGATTtagatttgaaaattcaagaaCTCAATGAAGTCCAAGGAGTAAAACAAGAGGTTCTTCTCCGAAATGAAGTGTTGGACGCAGATGTTGAACAAAAGAAGCTTGAGATCAATCAAGCACAAGCAGAATTGGTCGAGGTGCGCTTGAAACTTGAGGCTACTGGTGCTGAACTTGAAAGAGCGAAGCAGGATCTCCAAGAAAGCTGTGCAAGAACTGAAGAACTCGTTCGTATGAACGAACAGTTAGAAAGGGAGAAGAAAGACGCTGTTGCCTCGAAGGAGACAATTCAAGAGGAGCTTCGAATCAACGCTGATGCAGCCTTGGAGAAAGCTCGACTATCAATGGATGCAGTACACCGTAATGATTCTGAAGTGCATGCACTGCAGGATTCACTGGAAAAAACTCGATCTCAAGCCCAGCACCTCCAGTCGTCTAATGAAGAACTTTTGAGTGAATTGAATCTGGCCAAGACAAAAATTGACGATCTTTACAACGATTTACAGTCAGCGAATGCTGCTCTTTCTGCTCTCAACGAAGAAGCTGCTTCAAGAAATCAAGATTATTCAGCTGAATTGAACAGGAAGACGCAAGCTATCCAACAATTGGAAGTCACTCTTAAAGAAACTAAACTTCAATTAACTGAGCTCCAGTCTATGCAAGAAGTCGTTCAAACTGAACTCAATGAATCGAAAAGACGAATTATTGACTTGGAAGAAAATTTGGAATCGGAATGCGACGCTCGTGTAGCAGTTCAACGTGCTACCGCAGAAGCCGCTTCCGTTGCTGCTGTGACGCTTCACGCGAATGTtgaggaaaaggagaaaattgaCCGAGAACTTCTGGAATATCGTGAAAGAGTCGCTAGGCTAACTCTGGAACTAAGTCATTCCACTTCCGCATTGGAAGCCGCAAAAGCCGAAGTACTTCAGCTGGAGAATACTAGCCGCACTGAGCGAGTGCCGCGCGAAGAGCTTCATGCGTTAACTTCAGAACTAAAGGAGGCACTTCAACGAGTGTTTCAGTTGGAAGAGTCACTAGAAGAAAAATCGACACAGTTAAACGTCTCCTACCAGAAACTGGAAGCGGCTCAAGCTAGGATTCGCGCTCTGGAACAAAATGAAGTAGCTGTCTTAAATCAAGCAGAATCTTTCGAGTGCACTATTAAAGACCTATCAGCTAAAAATGTGAGCCTCAATGAAATAGTTGCCCAATTCCAGTCCGATCTTCAGTCAAAGGAAGCTGAGCTGATTAACCATCGCTCGATGACTCAAAATATCGCTCTGCTTGAATCCCGTTTACAAGATGTAGGTGGTGAAACAGCCCAAATGTCTCGTATCATCGATGACAAAACAGAAGAAATCTTGCGCTTAGAAGGAGAACTGGCTCGATTACACGAGCGGCAACGGGAGCTGGACGAAATCCGGATTTCTCTCCAATCTATGCAAAGTGTCAACAATGACTTGGTCGCGGAGCTGAGCGACAAAGAAAACCTTAATATCGATTTGCGTAAAAATCTGGAGAACAGCACCCAAAGATTTGACTTGTTGCATTCAAAGTTGGAACTAGTTCAGACGGAGAAATCGTCTCTATCAGAGCGTGTTCTGTTGTTGGAATCACAATTGGAATGCCAAGAACAAGAAATTGGAGACCTCCGCCAGGGACTCGGTGAGGTACACAACGAGCGTGGATTATCAACTCAACTAAAACACCGTCTCAATTCATTGCAAGCTCAATACGACGACGCCGTCAGTCAGTGCCAGCAACTAAGATTAGCAAGAGACGAAATTTTGACGCATCAAGAGCAATCAAGAGAAGAAATATTGCGACTCGGTTCTAAACTACAAGTGATAGCTGAAGAGAAGTCATCGTTGGAGCAGTACCGAATTCTGTCCGAGTCACAGAAAGAAGCCATCCTTCAAGATTATCAAACTGTTAAGAACGCGCTGActgagaaagaaaacgaactgCATATCGCGAAGCGTCAATGGGATGAATTGAGCAACCAAGTGAGAATGTTGAATGATCAAATGGCAGAGGTGCGGACGAAAGCAAATGCACTGGAGTCCAGTTCCAAGTTCAACGTCAATTAG
- the LOC124341674 gene encoding uncharacterized protein LOC124341674 translates to MLVLPPFALLRKYNYIKDLEKKLKEKELEKKPEAIEEMRRLLQEKDMKINELKEQLVVSSDVVSGRAESSLTSAQRSLRRMTWGGNRFKQELNLLGPAIFEVNTPPVPCSEKVSRTVVQVFASRQRISNTRRSETLDEVAPELEDLDSEIFLPAEMVFSKGHSPIAKVDVATMTDIRESPFKQPALPSTPLPVLREQLQRMRMSLFNKEQESETLREELEDLKNFTRLEQDIGVHALATAKSVDPLESVDKLHRALQTANDMEVLYLDTHRKLSELKTEFQTKEAEHESEIHAMQTDHKLQIETKLTEKKRLAKELADLKDKFELLEKDHYEADTYLLVISERHAKREGDLRETLQEAWGQLELLGQDPNAIKENYNA, encoded by the exons ATGCTTGTACTGCCACCATTT gcCCTATTACGCAAGTACAACTACATCAAAGATTTAGAGAAGAAACTGAAGGAGAAGGAACTGGAAAAGAAGCCTGAAGCAATAGAAGAAATGCGACGACTTCTTCAGGAGAAAGATATGAAAATCAATGAGCTGAAAGAACAGCTTGTCGTTTCGAGTGACGTAGTATCCGGACGAGCAGAAAGTAGTCTTACg AGTGCCCAGCGAAGTTTGCGGCGAATGACATGGGGAGGTAATCGTTTCAAGCAAGAATTAAATTTGCTCGGTCCAGCAATTTTTGAAGTGAACACACCCCCGGTTCCATGTTCGGAAAAAGTTTCACGAACAg TTGTACAAGTATTTGCAAGTCGCCAGCGCATCAGCAACACCAGACGCTCTGAAACGCTTGATGAGGTAGCCCCAGAACTCGAGGATCTTGACTCGGAGATATTTTTGCCAGCTGAAATGGTCTTCAGTAAAGGCCACAGTCCTATTGCTAAAGTAGACGTAGCAACAATGACAGATATCAGAGAATCGCCATTCAAACAGCCTGCCTTGCCTTCTACCCCTCTTCCAGTTTTGCGTGAGCAATTACAGCGAATGCGCATGTCGTTATTTAATAAGGAACAAGAAAGTGAAACTCTGAGAGAAGAATTAGAAGACTTGAAGAATTTTACACGATTAGAGCAGGATATTGGCGTTCATGCACTAGCTACAGCTAAAAGCGTTGATCCCCTG GAATCGGTCGATAAGTTACATCGAGCTCTGCAGACGGCGAATGACATGGAAGTGTTGTACTTGGATACACACCGTAAGCTAAGCGAACTCAAAAcggaatttcaaacaaaagaagCTGAACACGAAAGTGAAATCCACGCGATGCAAACTGACCACAAACTGCAAATCGAAACCAAGCTCACCGAAAAGAAGCGTCTCGCCAAAGAACTG GCTGATCTCAAGGATAAATTCGAGCTATTAGAAAAAGATCATTACGAAGCAGATACTTATCTTCTAGTAATTAGTGAGCGACATGCTAAGCGAGAAGGTGATCTTCGTGAGACTCTTCAa GAAGCGTGGGGACAGTTGGAGCTTCTTGGTCAAGATCCAAACGCAATTAAAGAAAACTATAATGCCTAG
- the LOC124341675 gene encoding LOW QUALITY PROTEIN: kinesin-like protein KIN-7L (The sequence of the model RefSeq protein was modified relative to this genomic sequence to represent the inferred CDS: inserted 1 base in 1 codon), which yields MAVRVQPVGLLFQKKDVEIHWSWSEGVVFQCQPAKTSLALFNWLLIESLFSSSSILNLLRCSYIEIYNKTISDLLSSNPQKLKVQKLAEGHVVVHNLIETNVNTPDAVLKLMQQGNKQRKVGGTSMNERSSRSXTIFRIIVESLPRDEADRSDAAVIVSHINLVDLAGSEKASQTNATGDRF from the exons ATGGCCGTTCGAGTTCAGCCAGTAGGCCtattatttcaaaagaaagatgTCGAAATTCATTGGTCTTGGTCAGAAGGTGTGGTATTTCAGTGTCAACCTG CCAAAACGAGCTTGGCATTGTTCAATTGGCTGTTGATAGAATCTTTATTCTCATCGAGCAGTATCCTGAACTTACTTAGATGTTCTTACATTGAAATCTACAACAAAACCATTTCTGATCTACTCTCTTCAAATCCACAAAAGCTAAAAGTACAAAAACTGGCAGAAGGTCATGTTGTGGTCCACAATTTGATTGAGACTAATGTGAACACCCCTGATGCTGTTCTCAAGCTAATGCAACAGGGTAACAAACAGCGAAAAGTAGGAGGAACAAGTATgaatgaaagaagttctagAT CAACTATCTTCAGAATAATTGTGGAAAGTTTACCTCGTGATGAAGCTGATCGCTCTGATGCTGCTGTCATAGTATCACATATCAACTTGG TTGATCTTGCTGGTTCTGAAAAAGCTTCCCAGACCAACGCCACTGGTGATCGCTTTTGA